The Synechococcus sp. BL107 nucleotide sequence GTTATAGACGCTGCGGTACATCAAATTGCGAACGACCAGGTAATGCTCCACGGCCATCAAACCCTTGGGGTGAATGGCAATGTCGCCGTCTGGCGCCAGGGTTAACGCCCCAAGAATCCGATCCAGGTCGAGTTGGCCATAGCGCGTGCCAGTGCTGTAACTATCGCGAAGCAAATAATCGAGTCGGTCGCAATCCAACTGACTGCTGACCAGCCGTTGGATAACGGGATGGGGGCTAATGCCGTGTTCCAACAAATCGGCTACGGAATCGGCAGTGCCGGCCTGCTCTGTTTCGAGACATTCGCGAATGTCTGTGTGATCGCGGATGATCCGTGCAGACCAGGACTCATGACGCAAACCAAACATTTCTTCCCCTGTATGGCTGAGGGGGCCGTGACCTAAGTCATGCAGCAGCGCTGCTGCGTACAAAACAGGTCGGTGAGGCTCAAGTTCTGGAGCTTGTTCCACCATGCGCTTAAACGCACGACGTGCCAGGTGAAACACCCCTAGCGAGTGGGTGAAGCGGCTTGATTCAGCACCATGAAAAGTCAGGAAGGCTGGACCGAGCTGACGGATGCGACGCAAGCGTTGAAATGGCGCTGTGTCCACCAGTTCCATCACCATGGCCTCGCATGGGGCGCTCTGCTCCAGACCGATTTCTCGATGCAGTGGATCGTTGTACGTCCGTTGCCTCATGGGATGGAGGTGTTGCTATCGAGCTCCAACAACGACGCCATCCACTGCTCTGCTTCGTTCAGCCAGCGGTCTCCTTCCCCGCCTGGGTTGAGAGGTTCAGGATCGGAAAGAAGGCGATCGGGTTCAATCCCTGCATCCTGAATATCTCGTCCGCTGGGGGTGACATAGCCGGCCACGGTGACGGCCAGACCACTGCCGTCACTCAGGTTCGTGAGGGTTTGAATGAGCCCTTTCCCGAATGTTCGATTGCCCAGCAGGGTTGAGCGGCCGCTGTCTTGTAAAGCTCCCGCCAGGATTTCGCTAGCGCTTGCCGTGCCGCCATTCACCAAAGTGAGCATGGGTCCGTCAAACAGTGTTGAAGTCCCGGCTTGAATGCTGTCTGTGATGCCCTCTCTGTTGCGGGTTTCAACGATGGCTCCCCCGCTGAGGAAGTCGTCCGCAACGG carries:
- a CDS encoding HD domain-containing protein, with the protein product MRQRTYNDPLHREIGLEQSAPCEAMVMELVDTAPFQRLRRIRQLGPAFLTFHGAESSRFTHSLGVFHLARRAFKRMVEQAPELEPHRPVLYAAALLHDLGHGPLSHTGEEMFGLRHESWSARIIRDHTDIRECLETEQAGTADSVADLLEHGISPHPVIQRLVSSQLDCDRLDYLLRDSYSTGTRYGQLDLDRILGALTLAPDGDIAIHPKGLMAVEHYLVVRNLMYRSVYNHRLNVVCNWLLERLVQLVRDLGRQKVWTDEVMAQWLWNADQINLDLFLANDDVRTGYHLQRWKEEGPSAVAELSARFLDRNLFKATAVDHLSRENQLKSLAIATRLAESQGHDPRNSCGLRHQQIRGYHPYRGGLRLWDGENLQALEQASPLVESLIQPAATSWLIHPGDISAELRQTMALEWTTRSNWTPEE